Genomic segment of Bacillus sp. SM2101:
ATAGTTATCTCAAATTCTAGCCTTTTATTGCAAGGTACTAATGAACAAAAGAACCGTTTTTATTCATGAAATTGGACATATAAAAGGAATAATGCTTCTGAAGATAGTGGATGCTTATGTTTTTATTGTTCTTATTTTAGAAGATAAACAGTACAGAAGCGGAGAGGAAAGAATGGATAAGCTACAAGAAACAATAGATAAATTTAAATTGAATGTGTTAGCAGTTGAGAATGTTCCTCAGTCGTTTAGTTCGACTGTATATAAAATTCTACTAATGGATAATCGAACAGTGTTTATTAAAATTCCTTATTCCAAACAAAAACTTGAACGAGAGTATAGTGTACTTAAGCGAATAGGAAATGATTTACCTGTTCCACAAGTGTTAGATTATTGGGAAGGTAATGAGGATATCACTGGTGCATTATTATTGTCAGCAATTAACGGTGTGCCAACTATAGAGAAGGTTGATTCAGCATTAGCGTTTGATATTGGAGTACATCATGCTAAGCTACATGCAATTGCTCCAAATGAGCATGATTTCAATAGTTCTGTTTCAAATGAGTATGATCATTGGTCTGAGTTTCTTAAGAGACAATTTAATTCCTTTGCAATAGATGTAAAAGAAGTGGTTGAACCAAGTTTATACGAACTGTCTTTACAGTATTTTAATAAGCAAATCAAATTACTCCCACCTCCTGACGGACCTTGTTTTATACATTTGGATTTTAGACCAGGTAATATTTTAGTTCATGAAAATAAAGTGGTCGGCATTATTGACTTTGAAAGTGTCCGAATTGGATCAACTGATATGGATTTCACGAAAGTTAATAGGGATATTTTTCTCAAATATCCGGGGACATTGCAAGCGTATCAGCAAGGCTATGAATCTATTCGAGCGCTTGTTGATTTACAAGAGGTGTTCCCGTTTTATCACTTTACCGACGCTTTTATTTCAATTGGTTGGTGTAAAAGAAGAGGTATCGAAAAACATCAAGCTTTTCTTCAGGAGAATTTAGTATATTTAAAAGGTATTCTAAATGTCAAATAACTAAAAGTGTACAATAATTTTT
This window contains:
- a CDS encoding aminoglycoside phosphotransferase family protein, whose product is MDKLQETIDKFKLNVLAVENVPQSFSSTVYKILLMDNRTVFIKIPYSKQKLEREYSVLKRIGNDLPVPQVLDYWEGNEDITGALLLSAINGVPTIEKVDSALAFDIGVHHAKLHAIAPNEHDFNSSVSNEYDHWSEFLKRQFNSFAIDVKEVVEPSLYELSLQYFNKQIKLLPPPDGPCFIHLDFRPGNILVHENKVVGIIDFESVRIGSTDMDFTKVNRDIFLKYPGTLQAYQQGYESIRALVDLQEVFPFYHFTDAFISIGWCKRRGIEKHQAFLQENLVYLKGILNVK